In Stigmatella aurantiaca, one genomic interval encodes:
- a CDS encoding GNAT family N-acetyltransferase, with the protein MTAHEASLRADPSLVEIWVNGWTLTRGTPPPVREGESLRVDVGLPDQRMRYVYARWSEEVTRRAQEIDAPWCFLKVCAPAEVVRPGLPPAWEIRPPGFMMRCDGPMRGNAPLPAGYALELAGGAPTTVARITTADGQEAARGRMVCVGDVIIYDRIATEPGHRRRGLARALLLALEAAARAQGGRQGLLVATTDGRALYETLGWRLHSLYTTAVIPGPEGG; encoded by the coding sequence ATGACGGCTCACGAAGCCTCCCTGCGTGCCGATCCCTCGCTCGTCGAGATCTGGGTGAACGGCTGGACCCTGACGCGGGGCACGCCTCCGCCCGTGCGTGAGGGAGAGTCGCTGCGGGTCGATGTCGGTCTGCCTGACCAGCGGATGCGCTACGTGTACGCGCGGTGGTCCGAGGAGGTGACGCGGCGGGCCCAGGAGATCGACGCGCCCTGGTGCTTCCTGAAGGTCTGCGCTCCCGCGGAGGTGGTGCGTCCTGGGCTACCGCCGGCATGGGAGATCCGCCCGCCGGGTTTCATGATGCGCTGTGACGGGCCCATGCGGGGTAACGCCCCGCTCCCTGCGGGCTATGCGCTGGAACTGGCCGGTGGCGCGCCAACGACGGTGGCGCGGATCACCACCGCCGATGGCCAGGAGGCGGCCCGTGGCCGGATGGTCTGTGTGGGCGACGTCATCATTTATGACCGGATCGCCACGGAGCCTGGGCATCGCCGCCGGGGCCTGGCGCGAGCCCTGCTCCTGGCCCTGGAAGCCGCCGCGCGGGCCCAGGGAGGCCGCCAAGGCCTGCTGGTGGCCACGACGGACGGACGCGCCCTCTACGAGACGCTCGGTTGGCGCCTGCACTCGCTCTACACCACCGCCGTCATTCCCGGCCCAGAAGGGGGATGA
- a CDS encoding LysR family transcriptional regulator — MFWVFVLIEDLLENQVPCPPMRNKTSKMKPEVAIPATLPADLRDLRAFCLVVDHGSLTAAARLLHETKGSVSRRLTRLESGLGISLVRRSPRLVQPTEDGVLYRQRVGRALELLEDATNALTEARGHPRGRIRVTAPPDFANTVLAPAIARFCEAHRDISLELLLTDRELDFDGHQLDIALRMAPSLRDSSLIAHRLLDVRMGFAASPAYLAREGSPRHLADLAKHRILMMRHDNGPGGIRLTPSVVAQDGAFLRSLAVAGTGIAFLPLAVAEPDLEQGRLVRLLPDLDSGHRFSLYLLHPAAPLVPARIRAFRDFMAQEFPIPGRSR, encoded by the coding sequence ATGTTCTGGGTCTTCGTGCTCATCGAGGATCTCCTGGAGAATCAGGTACCGTGTCCCCCGATGCGCAACAAGACATCGAAAATGAAACCTGAGGTTGCCATTCCGGCAACCCTGCCCGCAGACCTGCGCGACCTTCGTGCCTTCTGTCTGGTCGTGGATCACGGCTCGCTCACCGCCGCGGCGCGGTTGCTCCATGAGACCAAGGGCTCGGTGAGCCGGAGACTCACCCGTTTGGAATCAGGCCTTGGGATTTCCCTGGTCCGCCGCAGCCCCCGGCTCGTGCAGCCCACGGAGGATGGCGTCCTCTACCGGCAGCGTGTCGGGCGGGCGCTCGAATTGCTCGAGGATGCAACGAATGCGCTCACCGAAGCGCGGGGACACCCGCGCGGACGGATTCGCGTCACGGCGCCGCCAGACTTCGCCAACACGGTGCTCGCTCCGGCGATCGCTCGCTTCTGTGAGGCCCACCGGGACATCTCCCTGGAATTGCTGCTGACCGACCGGGAGCTCGATTTCGACGGGCATCAATTGGATATCGCGCTTCGAATGGCCCCGTCCCTGCGCGACTCCTCGCTGATCGCCCATCGGCTTCTCGATGTGCGGATGGGCTTTGCCGCCTCCCCGGCGTACCTCGCACGGGAGGGCTCCCCGCGCCACCTGGCGGACCTCGCGAAGCATCGCATCTTGATGATGCGTCACGACAACGGTCCAGGTGGCATTCGCCTCACGCCCAGCGTCGTGGCGCAAGACGGGGCGTTCCTCCGGTCCCTGGCCGTGGCGGGAACGGGAATCGCTTTTCTCCCCCTGGCCGTGGCGGAGCCGGACCTGGAACAGGGCCGCCTGGTCCGGCTGCTGCCGGACCTGGACAGTGGGCACCGGTTCTCCCTGTATCTGCTACACCCGGCCGCCCCCCTGGTCCCCGCCCGGATCCGCGCGTTCCGCGACTTCATGGCCCAGGAATTCCCCATCCCGGGCCGCTCTAGGTAG
- a CDS encoding UdgX family uracil-DNA binding protein (This protein belongs to the uracil DNA glycosylase superfamily, members of which act in excision repair of DNA. However, it belongs more specifically to UdgX branch, whose founding member was found to bind uracil in DNA (where it does not belong), without cleaving it, appears to promote DNA repair by a pathway involving RecA, rather than base excision.), protein MRVEVGGDLESFRAAARGLLARGILPEQVHFTDEQGRQGSLLAPEAVPVSAPGTGLTVPPAFLELAERVACHRSPERWSLLYRVLWRLTHGERKLLEVESDPDVYPVLMLSKAVQRDAHKMKAFVRFRRVEREGEEYFIAWHRPEHLIVRYVAPFFARRFPSMRWSILTPEASVSWDLERLTFGPGVPRSEAPEADVLEEMWGTYYASVFNPARLNVRAMRAEMPKKHWATLPEARLIPELVRQAPVRTERMVQPRIEVSAASLFLPGQRDLASLAQAAQGCRACPLHERATHTVFGEGPVGARLMLVGEQPGDTEDREGKPFIGPAGQLLDEVLAGVGLKREELYVTNAVKHFGWTGDEKQRLHAKPGRREVLACKAWLDAEVAQVKPKMIVCLGATAAQSFLGPGFRINLSRGQIFETPWAKAWMATYHPSALLRMPDERARAQARVHFEEDLRKAAATVRGLVEGRAHAE, encoded by the coding sequence ATGCGGGTGGAGGTGGGCGGGGACCTGGAGTCCTTCCGCGCGGCGGCACGGGGGCTGCTCGCGCGGGGCATTCTCCCCGAGCAGGTCCACTTCACGGATGAGCAGGGGCGGCAGGGCTCTCTGCTTGCGCCCGAGGCGGTGCCGGTGAGCGCCCCCGGGACGGGGCTGACCGTGCCGCCGGCGTTCCTGGAACTCGCGGAGCGGGTGGCCTGCCACCGCTCGCCCGAGCGCTGGAGCCTGCTCTACCGGGTGCTGTGGCGGCTCACCCACGGCGAGCGCAAGCTCCTGGAAGTGGAGAGCGACCCGGATGTGTACCCAGTGCTCATGCTCTCCAAGGCGGTGCAGCGCGACGCGCACAAGATGAAGGCGTTCGTGCGCTTCCGGAGGGTGGAGCGGGAGGGCGAGGAGTACTTCATCGCGTGGCACCGGCCAGAGCACCTCATCGTCCGGTACGTGGCGCCCTTCTTCGCACGGCGCTTTCCCTCCATGCGCTGGAGCATCCTCACGCCGGAAGCGAGCGTGTCCTGGGACCTGGAGCGGCTCACGTTCGGGCCGGGAGTTCCACGCTCGGAGGCGCCCGAAGCGGACGTCCTGGAGGAGATGTGGGGGACGTATTACGCCTCGGTCTTCAATCCCGCGCGGCTTAACGTGAGGGCCATGCGCGCGGAGATGCCGAAGAAGCACTGGGCGACGCTGCCCGAGGCCCGGCTCATTCCAGAGCTGGTGCGCCAGGCGCCCGTGCGCACGGAGCGCATGGTCCAGCCGCGCATCGAGGTGTCGGCCGCGAGCCTCTTTCTGCCCGGACAGCGCGACCTCGCCTCCCTGGCCCAGGCCGCGCAGGGGTGCCGGGCCTGTCCACTGCACGAGCGGGCCACGCACACGGTGTTCGGCGAAGGGCCCGTGGGGGCGCGGCTGATGCTCGTGGGCGAGCAGCCGGGGGACACGGAGGACCGGGAGGGAAAGCCGTTCATCGGTCCGGCGGGCCAGCTCCTGGACGAGGTGCTCGCAGGGGTAGGGCTGAAGCGCGAGGAACTCTACGTCACCAACGCGGTGAAGCACTTCGGGTGGACGGGGGACGAGAAGCAACGGCTGCACGCGAAACCCGGCCGGCGCGAGGTGCTCGCGTGCAAGGCTTGGCTGGACGCGGAGGTGGCGCAGGTCAAGCCGAAGATGATCGTCTGCCTGGGAGCCACGGCGGCCCAGTCCTTCCTGGGGCCGGGCTTCCGCATCAACCTGAGCCGGGGACAGATTTTCGAGACGCCCTGGGCCAAGGCGTGGATGGCGACGTACCATCCCTCGGCGCTCCTGCGCATGCCGGATGAGCGGGCCCGGGCTCAGGCCCGCGTCCATTTCGAGGAGGACCTGCGCAAGGCCGCGGCCACCGTGCGCGGGCTCGTGGAGGGAAGAGCACATGCCGAATGA
- a CDS encoding protocatechuate 3,4-dioxygenase, translated as MSTKTQNMTRRYALGALGMTLAAVPFSPLLACGKGHVKRGATGWATGGTAAMTGANTYPNPFASGLGEACTLTCEQILGPCYGSTLVRKDISEGHAGLPVRLALRVLDESCKPLPGATVDIWHAGPSGVYSGGDQHPFCNPDDPKARAAQWFRGVQSTDAEGRVDFDTCFPGWYGGRTVHIHFTVKAAGSETVTSQLYFEDSLNDGILNTQALYNTRGARNTRNSSDVIVAQEKLGEFILQTQQMPDGALMAWKTLIVRSSTGTPLCEANSQYLKELVKAGLNPSDASTFPPDMLQPKS; from the coding sequence ATGAGCACGAAGACCCAGAACATGACGCGCCGGTACGCCCTCGGCGCACTCGGGATGACGTTGGCCGCGGTTCCTTTCAGCCCGCTGTTGGCCTGCGGGAAGGGGCACGTGAAGAGGGGCGCCACGGGTTGGGCCACCGGAGGCACTGCGGCGATGACCGGCGCCAACACTTACCCCAATCCCTTCGCTTCCGGCTTGGGCGAGGCGTGCACGCTGACGTGCGAGCAGATCCTGGGCCCCTGCTATGGGAGCACGTTGGTGCGCAAGGACATCAGCGAAGGCCACGCGGGGCTGCCCGTGCGGCTCGCGCTTCGCGTGTTGGACGAGTCCTGCAAGCCCCTCCCGGGGGCCACCGTGGACATCTGGCATGCCGGACCCTCGGGCGTCTATTCGGGCGGCGATCAGCATCCATTCTGCAATCCGGACGATCCGAAGGCGCGTGCCGCGCAGTGGTTCCGCGGCGTGCAGAGCACAGATGCCGAGGGCCGGGTGGATTTCGATACCTGCTTTCCGGGCTGGTACGGGGGCCGGACCGTCCACATCCACTTCACCGTCAAGGCCGCCGGTAGCGAGACCGTGACGTCTCAGCTCTACTTCGAGGATTCGCTCAACGACGGCATCCTGAACACCCAGGCGCTTTACAACACCCGCGGTGCACGCAACACGCGCAACTCGTCCGATGTCATCGTGGCACAGGAGAAGCTGGGGGAGTTCATTCTCCAGACCCAGCAGATGCCGGATGGCGCGCTGATGGCCTGGAAGACCCTCATCGTCCGGTCCTCGACGGGTACCCCGTTGTGTGAGGCCAACAGCCAGTACCTGAAGGAACTGGTGAAGGCGGGCCTCAATCCCAGCGACGCGAGCACCTTCCCGCCGGACATGCTCCAGCCCAAGTCTTGA
- a CDS encoding putative DNA modification/repair radical SAM protein, which translates to MDVRKKLEILADAAKYDASCSSSGGKRKASKEGLGSVEGMGICHSYTPDGRCVSLLKILLTNFCIYDCQYCINRISSDTARARFTPAEVVLLTLDFYKRNYIEGLFLSSGVIKSPDYTMEQLIEVARSLREVHLFQGYIHLKAVPGASKELIDEAGRYADRLSANIELPTDGDLRKLAPEKSFAVTGETMKEISTRVEQSKAERKESPRAPKFAPAGQSTQMIVGATPTPDATILDTASRLYSRFGLKRVYYSAYSPIPIVDARLPAKSPPLVREHRLYQADWLLRFYGFRVDELAPSEAPDLSLEMDPKLAWALRRRELFPVDVNRAPRESLLRVPGMGVRTVDRLLRIRRWHRVTLADLARLRVPLTRVKPFIQTADHRPTGLLDSPRLAERVKPPATQLSLFTSAQEALTGEL; encoded by the coding sequence ATGGACGTGCGCAAGAAGCTGGAGATTCTCGCCGATGCGGCCAAGTACGACGCCTCGTGTTCGAGCAGCGGCGGCAAGCGCAAGGCTTCGAAGGAGGGCCTCGGCAGCGTCGAGGGCATGGGCATCTGCCACAGTTACACGCCGGATGGCCGGTGCGTGTCGTTGCTGAAGATCCTGCTCACCAACTTCTGCATTTACGATTGCCAGTACTGCATCAACCGCATCTCCAGTGACACGGCCCGTGCGCGCTTCACCCCGGCGGAGGTGGTGCTGCTCACGCTCGACTTCTACAAGCGCAACTACATCGAGGGCCTGTTCCTGAGCTCCGGGGTCATCAAGAGCCCGGACTACACGATGGAGCAGCTCATCGAGGTGGCGCGCTCCCTGCGCGAGGTGCACCTGTTCCAGGGCTACATCCACCTCAAGGCGGTGCCGGGCGCGTCCAAGGAGCTGATCGACGAGGCCGGCCGGTACGCGGACCGGCTGAGCGCCAACATCGAGCTGCCGACGGACGGCGACCTGCGCAAGCTCGCGCCAGAGAAGAGCTTCGCCGTCACGGGCGAGACGATGAAGGAGATCTCCACGCGGGTGGAGCAGTCGAAGGCCGAGCGAAAGGAGAGCCCCAGGGCCCCGAAGTTCGCCCCGGCGGGGCAGAGCACGCAGATGATCGTCGGCGCCACGCCCACGCCGGATGCCACCATCCTCGACACCGCGAGCCGGCTCTATTCGCGCTTCGGGCTCAAGCGCGTGTACTACTCGGCCTACAGCCCCATTCCCATCGTGGACGCGCGGCTGCCCGCGAAGTCCCCGCCGCTCGTGCGCGAGCACCGGCTGTACCAGGCGGATTGGCTCCTGCGCTTCTATGGCTTTCGCGTGGACGAGCTCGCGCCGTCCGAGGCTCCGGACCTGTCGCTGGAGATGGATCCCAAGCTGGCCTGGGCATTGCGCCGGCGCGAGCTGTTCCCGGTGGATGTGAACCGGGCACCGCGCGAGAGCCTGCTGCGGGTCCCGGGGATGGGGGTGCGCACGGTGGACCGGCTGCTGCGCATCCGCCGGTGGCACCGCGTGACGCTCGCGGACCTGGCACGGCTGCGGGTGCCGCTCACGCGCGTGAAGCCCTTCATCCAGACGGCGGACCACCGGCCCACGGGGCTGCTGGACTCGCCGCGCCTCGCCGAGCGGGTGAAGCCGCCCGCCACGCAGCTCTCCCTGTTCACCTCAGCGCAAGAGGCGCTCACGGGAGAGCTCTGA
- a CDS encoding phytanoyl-CoA dioxygenase family protein, which produces MPNDGKKPGTLTGEQIERFIQEGFVRVDHAFPSHLADEARAILWRDTRCDPTQPSTWSRPVIRLGMYTQQPFLDAANTAVLHAAFDQLVGEGRWLPCRSMGTFPVRFPSPDDPGDAGWHIDVSFGWENPDFMSWRANVTSKGRALLMLFLFSDVGEADAPTRIRVGSHLHTARMLAPAGEDGLSLRELAANGFRETAGCPEALVTGEAGTVYLCHPFLVHSAQPHRGSQPRFMAQPPLFPRHPLELSRKDGGASPVEVAIQRALGLPGGATAF; this is translated from the coding sequence ATGCCGAATGATGGCAAGAAGCCGGGAACTCTGACCGGCGAGCAAATCGAGCGGTTCATTCAGGAAGGGTTCGTCCGGGTGGACCATGCCTTTCCGAGCCACTTGGCGGACGAGGCGCGGGCAATCCTCTGGCGGGACACGCGTTGCGATCCCACCCAGCCAAGCACCTGGAGCCGGCCGGTCATCCGGCTGGGCATGTATACGCAGCAGCCCTTCCTGGATGCCGCCAACACGGCGGTCTTGCATGCGGCGTTTGATCAGCTCGTGGGAGAAGGCCGCTGGCTGCCTTGCCGCAGCATGGGGACGTTTCCCGTGCGCTTTCCCTCTCCGGACGACCCGGGAGATGCGGGCTGGCACATCGATGTGAGCTTCGGATGGGAGAACCCGGACTTCATGTCGTGGCGGGCGAACGTCACGTCCAAAGGGCGTGCGCTGTTGATGCTGTTCTTGTTCTCGGATGTGGGCGAGGCCGATGCGCCCACCCGCATCCGGGTGGGCTCACACCTTCACACGGCCCGCATGCTGGCGCCCGCGGGAGAGGACGGCCTCTCGTTGCGAGAGTTGGCCGCGAATGGGTTCCGTGAAACCGCTGGGTGCCCGGAGGCACTGGTCACGGGGGAGGCGGGCACGGTCTATCTTTGCCACCCATTCCTCGTTCACTCCGCGCAGCCCCATCGCGGCTCACAGCCGCGGTTCATGGCCCAGCCCCCGCTCTTTCCCCGGCACCCTCTGGAACTGTCCCGGAAGGACGGCGGCGCTTCCCCTGTGGAGGTGGCCATCCAGCGTGCCCTGGGGCTTCCTGGAGGGGCCACGGCGTTCTAG
- a CDS encoding Dyp-type peroxidase: MRTPSVLAQAHQSAKSLSTRQGNQLSHDLWSLVQRGLVYPSPYALFATFWRVPPGTGKPVTKAVLQRLMKDVREEIHTHYGSANTSAIVGVGFRLWQEWCAEEGTEPPEGMKLAFPAPESPASRSAVFARSHGTFVDSQGDLWFHIKSDEDTHCDGVFAFIRKRLEEEEQCMRSGPADHQKAATKSTRPDKRGGKVLGCRFSENLNNPSDPVSIQEQTLVGFEDPVHMGASFVIAQRFEINWEHILDMSPQQVEDLVGRTTADILIPTQDSRSHIKSARVQDAQGNTQQVLRLGLPFGHANTVESAELRAKGANLRDEAGIYFAGYARSVRALETIMMQQIGDKPGFMRDRLLSEVRSNLGGFYYIPSQTDLNLEPVPLQSHETQNWKRFPGVDWTRLDRHFDVSSANGYMHYNHKNYLFQMATMSGEKRRTHLPPSNRVLQLLSDAFARWQDNWYFSRAQQELEHLCAYVARQYGPAKAREVMGLSVVERMGWAIKVSLGSVFASEAYGFRGRRQDAQGNWINGADTYRIHPVELIVGALPNLGLGQGRYVIDYARQEEQIGNFFAGLSHASGVGHLVPGFQRALDSGLGGLMAEVQARLDTAADETKRQFYRGVLLALEGVRDHCVAYAALAGKLAEGLPSGQRPERDNLLKIQERMKRLSTERPQTLLEATQLLFTLHSCLHLVGEPTAIGRLDQMLFPFYERDVAAGTLDDEQAQEIIDCFWIKLGEKVQLNRQFVEDHQPFGNLAMGGMSGNYPQGAANNQWIQQVTVGGTVADGSPGEGKPAYNKITLFCLRAARRLPLNAPCLSLRVRKDIPAEYLHEAALALLSGGAHPILLSDEKIIPGLLHSGDGVGQGTQLTAFTPVAQKAGRAWRSEVVLQAARDYACDGCYEPQIVGQNWFTLGGMTAVTPLEAALNQGKSWSTAGPMYFRGQRVSFTSPPPTEIRSFEQLQEIFFQHLSWMYAKQVDGLVAVFGTMSAVCPSPLLSMFIDDCIDKGLDLYEGGARYNMVAPCFTGLSTVINSLYAIRKMVFEPDTAVTSLPELVEALICDWGFTMDEPFISTLAGQARIEAKSERFQELRRVALALPRYGRGHEEVDRFGSDLLQRVAETAVRVFTEPAEPTAAKMVALAQRLGTPEKPFGGFQVQPGAGTFENYVEFGATCGASADGRRLGETLASDLSPSPSFADQPVNHQEVAMLQALSGYTGKGVESYTSGAPTDFNIREDFPVESLERVLAAFARGQGSNVLTITCANPETFKQAALEPERYDVVRVRMGGWSEFFVAMFPQHQAQHQRRPLSTPGAEG, encoded by the coding sequence ATGAGAACGCCGTCTGTCCTGGCACAAGCGCACCAGTCCGCGAAGTCTCTGTCCACCCGTCAGGGAAACCAGCTCAGCCATGACCTCTGGTCATTGGTTCAGCGGGGATTGGTTTATCCCTCGCCGTATGCCCTCTTCGCCACGTTCTGGCGCGTGCCCCCGGGAACCGGCAAGCCGGTGACCAAGGCGGTGCTCCAGCGGCTGATGAAAGACGTCCGCGAGGAAATCCATACCCATTACGGGAGCGCCAACACCTCCGCCATCGTGGGGGTGGGCTTCCGGCTCTGGCAGGAGTGGTGTGCCGAGGAAGGCACCGAGCCGCCCGAGGGGATGAAGCTGGCCTTCCCGGCGCCGGAGTCCCCGGCCTCCCGGTCCGCTGTGTTCGCGCGCTCGCATGGGACATTCGTCGATTCCCAGGGCGATCTCTGGTTCCACATCAAGTCCGATGAGGACACCCACTGCGATGGAGTCTTCGCCTTCATCCGCAAGCGGCTGGAGGAAGAGGAGCAGTGCATGCGCTCCGGCCCGGCGGACCACCAGAAGGCCGCCACGAAGTCCACGCGCCCGGACAAGCGCGGCGGCAAGGTGCTCGGCTGCCGCTTCTCCGAGAACCTCAACAACCCGTCGGACCCCGTCTCCATTCAAGAGCAGACGCTCGTCGGGTTCGAGGACCCGGTGCACATGGGCGCCTCGTTCGTCATCGCGCAGCGCTTCGAGATCAACTGGGAGCACATCCTCGACATGAGCCCCCAGCAGGTGGAGGACCTCGTGGGGCGCACCACGGCGGACATCCTCATTCCCACGCAGGACAGCCGCAGCCACATCAAGAGCGCCCGCGTCCAGGACGCGCAGGGCAACACCCAGCAGGTGCTCCGGCTGGGATTGCCCTTCGGGCATGCGAACACGGTGGAGAGCGCGGAGCTGCGTGCCAAGGGCGCCAACCTCCGCGATGAGGCGGGCATCTACTTCGCCGGGTATGCGCGGAGCGTCCGCGCGCTCGAAACCATCATGATGCAGCAGATTGGCGACAAGCCCGGCTTCATGCGGGACCGGCTCCTCTCGGAGGTCCGCTCCAACCTGGGCGGCTTCTACTACATCCCCAGCCAGACGGACCTCAACCTGGAGCCCGTGCCGCTCCAGTCCCACGAGACGCAGAACTGGAAGCGCTTCCCGGGTGTGGACTGGACCCGCCTGGACCGGCACTTCGACGTGTCCTCGGCCAACGGGTACATGCATTACAACCACAAGAACTACCTGTTCCAGATGGCCACGATGAGCGGCGAGAAGCGCCGGACGCACCTGCCCCCGTCCAACCGGGTGCTGCAGCTGCTCTCGGACGCCTTCGCCCGGTGGCAGGACAACTGGTACTTCAGCCGGGCGCAGCAGGAGCTGGAGCACCTGTGTGCCTACGTGGCGCGCCAGTATGGGCCGGCGAAGGCCCGCGAGGTGATGGGGCTCTCCGTCGTCGAGCGCATGGGGTGGGCCATCAAGGTCAGCCTGGGGAGCGTCTTCGCCAGCGAGGCCTATGGCTTCCGGGGCCGGCGCCAGGACGCGCAGGGCAACTGGATCAACGGCGCGGACACCTACCGCATCCACCCCGTGGAGCTCATCGTCGGCGCCCTGCCCAACCTGGGGCTCGGCCAGGGCCGCTACGTCATCGACTATGCCCGGCAGGAGGAGCAGATCGGCAACTTCTTCGCCGGGCTGAGCCATGCCTCCGGCGTGGGCCACCTGGTGCCCGGCTTCCAGCGGGCGCTGGACAGCGGCCTCGGCGGCCTGATGGCCGAGGTGCAGGCCCGCCTCGACACCGCCGCCGACGAGACCAAGCGCCAGTTCTACCGGGGGGTCCTGCTCGCGCTCGAAGGTGTCCGGGACCACTGCGTGGCCTACGCGGCCCTCGCGGGCAAGCTGGCCGAAGGCCTGCCATCCGGGCAGCGCCCTGAGCGGGACAACCTGCTGAAGATCCAGGAGCGGATGAAGCGGCTGTCCACCGAGCGGCCCCAGACGCTGCTCGAGGCCACCCAGCTCCTCTTCACGCTGCACTCGTGCCTGCACCTGGTGGGGGAGCCCACCGCCATCGGCCGGTTGGATCAGATGCTCTTCCCCTTCTACGAGCGGGATGTGGCCGCGGGCACCCTCGATGACGAGCAGGCGCAGGAGATCATCGACTGCTTCTGGATCAAGCTGGGCGAGAAGGTGCAGCTCAACCGCCAGTTCGTCGAGGACCACCAGCCCTTCGGCAACCTGGCCATGGGGGGCATGAGCGGCAATTACCCCCAGGGCGCCGCGAACAACCAGTGGATCCAGCAGGTGACGGTGGGCGGCACCGTGGCGGATGGCTCTCCCGGCGAGGGCAAGCCCGCGTACAACAAAATCACGCTGTTCTGCCTGCGCGCGGCCCGGCGGCTGCCGCTCAACGCACCGTGCCTCTCGCTGCGCGTGCGCAAGGACATCCCCGCCGAGTACCTGCACGAGGCGGCGCTCGCCCTGCTCAGCGGTGGCGCCCACCCGATCCTGCTCAGCGACGAGAAGATCATCCCCGGGCTGCTCCACAGCGGGGATGGTGTGGGGCAGGGCACCCAGCTCACGGCCTTCACGCCCGTGGCGCAGAAGGCCGGGCGCGCGTGGCGCAGCGAGGTGGTGCTCCAGGCGGCCCGCGACTACGCGTGCGATGGCTGCTACGAGCCGCAGATCGTCGGCCAGAACTGGTTCACCCTGGGGGGGATGACGGCCGTCACGCCGCTGGAGGCCGCGCTCAACCAGGGCAAGAGCTGGAGCACGGCGGGCCCCATGTACTTCCGCGGCCAGCGGGTGTCCTTCACCTCGCCCCCGCCCACGGAGATCCGCAGCTTCGAGCAGCTCCAGGAAATCTTCTTCCAGCACCTGAGCTGGATGTACGCCAAGCAGGTGGACGGGCTGGTGGCCGTGTTCGGCACGATGAGTGCCGTGTGCCCCTCCCCGCTGCTGTCGATGTTCATCGACGACTGCATCGACAAGGGGTTGGACCTCTACGAAGGCGGGGCGCGCTACAACATGGTCGCCCCATGCTTCACGGGCCTGTCCACGGTGATCAACTCGCTGTACGCCATCCGGAAGATGGTGTTCGAGCCGGACACCGCGGTGACGTCGCTCCCGGAGCTGGTGGAGGCGCTCATCTGTGACTGGGGCTTCACGATGGACGAGCCCTTCATCAGCACCCTGGCGGGGCAGGCCCGCATCGAGGCCAAGTCCGAGCGCTTCCAGGAACTGCGCCGGGTGGCCCTGGCGCTGCCCCGGTACGGCCGTGGCCATGAGGAGGTGGACCGCTTCGGCAGCGATCTCCTCCAGCGCGTGGCGGAGACGGCGGTGCGGGTCTTCACCGAGCCGGCCGAGCCGACGGCCGCGAAGATGGTGGCCCTGGCCCAGCGGCTCGGGACGCCGGAGAAGCCCTTTGGCGGCTTCCAGGTGCAGCCCGGCGCGGGGACCTTCGAGAACTACGTCGAGTTCGGCGCCACCTGCGGGGCCTCGGCGGATGGCCGGCGGCTCGGGGAGACGCTGGCCTCGGACCTGAGCCCCTCGCCCAGCTTCGCGGACCAGCCCGTGAATCACCAGGAGGTGGCCATGCTCCAGGCGCTCTCCGGCTACACGGGGAAGGGCGTCGAGTCCTACACGAGCGGCGCCCCCACGGACTTCAACATCCGCGAGGACTTTCCGGTGGAATCGCTGGAGCGGGTGCTGGCCGCGTTCGCGCGGGGGCAGGGCTCCAACGTCCTCACCATCACCTGCGCCAATCCCGAGACGTTCAAGCAGGCGGCGCTGGAGCCGGAGAGGTACGACGTGGTCCGGGTGCGCATGGGAGGCTGGTCGGAGTTCTTCGTGGCCATGTTCCCGCAGCACCAGGCCCAGCACCAGCGGCGGCCGCTCAGCACCCCTGGCGCCGAAGGCTGA